One part of the Deltaproteobacteria bacterium genome encodes these proteins:
- a CDS encoding DUF4215 domain-containing protein: MRSAFYRHGLRLLLSSVLLVMAACAPQRPPLPLAVPDRRVPPQPSLPVSAPSVVSTARISADEAVVRALNTLRPTPEGYRLRHPRYTVDFTGEGVAFQPRGAELPWRWQFIAVEGATGTLPGVQDRGVKPTQHDASTIVYRRGPLEEQYIAHRGSVEQQFVIPQPLPLAGGDLTIRGRVQSVGVLETQEKEWLWREGEHRVRLGKVRVYDAHGAELVARMTVNADTTTIVVEGAMLATAAYPIVIDPEIGVNDFAMSDMGSGSSGYLYDALDPAVAYNSANNEYLVVWEGDDNTAPLVNNEFEIFGQRINAATGEAVGTNDFRISDMGPNGNTNYRANDPKVAYNSTDNEYLVVWWGDDNTTFGTVPLADNENEIFGQRLNAATGAEIGTNDFRISTLGPDGNANYDAGPVDVVYDSLANRYLVVWAGVRPESFPPSSFSVEVYGQLLTASGEEIESSLTGQSISFTAFGSGGYGPLYVAAACNPEPSEFRHRYLVVWNGDDQWAPTADNEFEVYGNLLDSTGSTSSGDFRISDMGPDGNPNYGVSLAPIAVTYNPARHEYLVVWSGDDNTPPLVDGEFEIFGQRLTAAGAQIGTNDFRISRMGPDGNPNYDANTPAVVYNKENDEYLVTWSGDDTTAPLANNEFEIFGQRLDTVGTAIGNAFRLSNMGPDGDARYIALTPALTYNSTNNEYFTVWAGDLFFQSVAQPPPNPPVLDGDFEIYGQRFTNCGDTAVDTGEQCDDGNFILGDGCRSDCTVERCGDGIKDPQEQCDDGNFILGDGCRSDCTVERCGDGIKDPQEQCDDGNPILGDGCRVDCTVELCGDGIKDPQEQCDDGNEDLGDGCRLDCTVESCGDGIKDPVEECDDGNTSNGDSCLNSCRNAVCGDGFVWGGVEQCDDHNLISGDGCDFNCTRTACGNGVVTSGEQCDDGNPDIGDGCRPNCTTEFCGDGIIDPQEQCDPVADPPGCETGSTCQPDSLTSCSCVIAPAEICNNCVDDDADNLVDLLDPDCLPFSALTIAKGTLTLRPNPNSDQISLKASLTVTAKGFNPVADGLSLSLSAWDGAIGCFPAPGGVGWVEDEPEVQWSFSTARGQAQSTTTVEEKIRIRRGRSSGQYDITIDLKGVELTDLHEGPMATGVVVGGQKWRREQEWMAKAGGKKLQTPR, encoded by the coding sequence ATGCGTTCTGCTTTCTACCGGCATGGTTTGCGACTACTCCTGTCGAGTGTGCTGCTGGTAATGGCCGCGTGCGCGCCACAACGCCCACCTTTGCCTCTGGCGGTGCCCGACCGCAGGGTGCCGCCGCAGCCTAGCCTGCCAGTGTCCGCGCCGTCCGTCGTCTCCACCGCCCGTATCTCGGCGGACGAGGCGGTGGTGCGAGCGCTGAACACCCTGCGCCCTACCCCCGAGGGGTATCGGCTCCGCCATCCGCGCTACACTGTCGATTTCACCGGCGAAGGTGTCGCTTTCCAACCCAGGGGAGCGGAGCTGCCGTGGCGGTGGCAGTTCATAGCGGTGGAGGGCGCTACCGGAACGCTGCCCGGGGTGCAGGACCGGGGGGTGAAGCCAACGCAGCATGACGCATCGACGATTGTCTATCGGCGTGGACCCTTGGAAGAGCAGTACATTGCTCACCGGGGAAGCGTGGAACAGCAGTTTGTCATTCCGCAACCTTTGCCGCTCGCTGGCGGGGACCTGACCATTCGCGGGCGAGTGCAGAGCGTAGGGGTGCTCGAAACCCAAGAGAAGGAGTGGTTGTGGCGAGAAGGCGAGCATCGGGTGCGACTCGGAAAAGTTCGCGTATATGACGCTCACGGCGCGGAACTCGTGGCGCGGATGACTGTCAACGCAGACACCACCACGATTGTCGTGGAAGGCGCTATGCTGGCGACCGCTGCATATCCGATCGTAATTGACCCGGAGATCGGCGTCAATGATTTTGCGATGAGCGACATGGGCAGCGGCTCTTCGGGTTATCTGTACGACGCGCTCGATCCGGCGGTGGCCTACAACTCCGCCAACAACGAATACCTGGTGGTATGGGAGGGAGACGACAACACCGCGCCACTGGTGAACAACGAGTTTGAGATCTTCGGCCAGCGAATCAACGCTGCCACCGGGGAGGCGGTCGGGACCAACGACTTCCGCATCAGCGACATGGGTCCGAACGGCAATACGAACTACCGCGCCAACGATCCGAAGGTAGCCTACAATAGTACAGACAATGAGTATCTGGTGGTGTGGTGGGGGGACGACAACACCACTTTCGGTACCGTTCCCCTGGCGGACAACGAGAACGAGATCTTCGGCCAGCGGCTCAACGCGGCGACCGGGGCGGAAATCGGGACCAACGACTTCCGCATTAGCACCCTGGGGCCGGATGGAAACGCTAACTACGACGCCGGACCCGTTGACGTCGTCTATGATTCCCTTGCTAACCGCTATCTCGTGGTGTGGGCCGGCGTTCGGCCCGAGTCTTTTCCGCCATCATCGTTTAGTGTTGAGGTCTACGGCCAACTGCTCACGGCGTCGGGAGAGGAAATCGAAAGCTCCCTAACCGGCCAGTCCATCAGCTTCACCGCATTTGGGAGCGGCGGCTATGGACCCCTGTATGTCGCGGCGGCATGTAACCCCGAGCCCAGCGAGTTTCGGCACAGATATCTGGTGGTGTGGAACGGCGATGACCAATGGGCTCCTACTGCGGACAACGAGTTCGAGGTCTATGGTAATCTGCTCGATTCGACCGGATCCACTTCGTCGGGAGACTTCCGCATCAGTGACATGGGACCGGACGGGAATCCGAATTACGGGGTCAGCCTCGCCCCTATCGCCGTGACGTACAACCCCGCGCGACATGAGTACTTGGTGGTGTGGAGTGGGGACGACAATACCCCCCCTCTCGTGGATGGTGAATTCGAGATCTTCGGCCAGCGACTCACGGCGGCGGGAGCGCAGATTGGGACCAATGACTTCCGCATCAGCCGTATGGGACCGGATGGCAATCCTAACTATGACGCTAATACTCCGGCGGTCGTTTACAATAAAGAAAACGACGAGTATCTGGTGACATGGAGCGGTGACGACACCACGGCTCCGCTGGCGAACAATGAATTCGAGATCTTTGGCCAGCGGCTCGATACGGTTGGTACAGCGATCGGCAACGCCTTTCGCTTGAGTAACATGGGACCAGATGGCGATGCGAGATACATCGCACTCACGCCCGCGCTGACTTATAACAGCACGAACAACGAATACTTTACCGTGTGGGCGGGCGATCTCTTTTTTCAGTCGGTCGCTCAGCCGCCGCCTAACCCGCCGGTGTTAGATGGCGATTTCGAGATTTATGGTCAGCGGTTTACCAACTGCGGAGACACTGCGGTCGATACCGGCGAGCAGTGTGACGATGGCAACTTCATTCTTGGCGATGGCTGTCGATCCGATTGTACGGTAGAACGGTGTGGCGACGGCATCAAAGATCCGCAAGAGCAATGTGACGATGGCAACTTCATTCTTGGCGATGGCTGTCGATCCGATTGTACGGTGGAACGGTGTGGCGACGGCATCAAAGATCCGCAAGAACAGTGCGACGACGGCAACCCGATCCTGGGCGACGGTTGTCGGGTTGATTGCACGGTGGAGTTGTGTGGCGACGGCATCAAAGATCCGCAAGAGCAATGTGACGATGGCAACGAAGACCTGGGCGATGGTTGCCGGCTTGACTGTACAGTGGAATCCTGTGGCGACGGCATTAAGGATCCGGTGGAAGAGTGCGACGATGGCAATACCAGCAACGGCGATAGCTGTCTCAATTCGTGCCGGAACGCGGTCTGCGGGGACGGGTTTGTGTGGGGAGGGGTTGAGCAGTGTGATGATCATAATTTGATCAGCGGCGACGGCTGCGACTTCAACTGTACCCGTACCGCGTGTGGCAATGGTGTCGTTACCAGCGGCGAGCAGTGCGACGACGGCAATCCAGACATTGGGGATGGTTGCCGCCCTAATTGTACGACGGAATTTTGCGGCGACGGCATTATCGATCCGCAAGAACAGTGCGATCCGGTCGCCGATCCCCCGGGCTGTGAAACCGGGAGCACTTGCCAACCCGACAGCCTTACCTCCTGTTCTTGTGTGATCGCTCCAGCGGAAATCTGCAACAACTGTGTCGATGACGACGCGGACAACCTCGTGGATCTGCTCGATCCCGATTGCCTACCGTTCAGCGCCCTGACTATTGCCAAGGGGACGCTCACTCTGAGACCGAACCCGAACTCCGATCAGATTTCGCTCAAAGCCTCGTTGACGGTGACAGCGAAGGGTTTCAATCCGGTGGCGGACGGACTCTCGCTCAGCTTGAGCGCTTGGGACGGAGCAATTGGCTGTTTCCCAGCGCCGGGCGGCGTCGGGTGGGTGGAAGATGAGCCGGAGGTGCAGTGGTCATTTTCCACCGCGCGCGGCCAGGCACAGAGCACGACGACTGTGGAAGAGAAAATCAGAATCCGGCGCGGTCGCAGCTCAGGGCAGTATGACATTACCATTGACCTCAAAGGGGTGGAGCTGACAGATCTCCACGAAGGACCGATGGCGACTGGCGTTGTCGTAGGCGGACAGAAGTGGCGAAGAGAACAGGAGTGGATGGCGAAGGCTGGGGGCAAGAAACTCCAGACTCCACGCTAA
- a CDS encoding PD40 domain-containing protein, translated as MLTKDEQSRQQSRKIRTLLFGGAETASRANVKTFLLKALTCLLSGFWLLVALATPASDASSSPSLKPYATAVDSAGNLFISDYATHRIYKLTANGIFIPVAGTGVAGYSGDGGAATNAALYYPDGSAVDSGGNLFIADEYNHRIRKVSNGIITTVAGTGAAGYNGDGGAATSATLNYPSGVAVDSAGNLFIADSHNHRIRKVASNGIISTVAGTGVLAGDGDGGPATSARLAYPTGVVIDSTGNLFIADTYNYCIRKVAPNGIISTVAGTMHTAGFGGDGGVAASAQLDHPYAVAVDSTGNLFIADTDNNRVRKVANGIITTVAGTGVAGFSGDGGAATSAALDFPTGVTVDSAGNLFIADHNNHRIRKVLYDIMTTAVGPEKTVAANGRIAFVSNRDGNEEIYTMNSDGTGVARLTNNPAIDRDPVWSPDGTRIAFASTRDGSGDIYIMNADGSNMNRLTTGGNKGNPPTWSPDGSRLAYASTQDGNFEIYAINANGTGAVRLTNHPQKDDFPTWSPDGTRIAFHSTRDGSTAEIYVMNVDGTGVTRLTSNTADDVFPKWSPDGTRIVYRSETDGNAEIYTMNPDGSGGKRLTFRPFGFDTYPAWSPDGRQITFVSDQDGNSEIYTMDAEGVGRWREAGHQAVAAGDWKLGDFNGDGRTDVYFWVNTTGDNHLFLSNNDGTSTQIVNPIAVQGINGGDQWTVGDFNGDGRTDAYFWWRTTGENRLFLSNGNGSFGSGLGPIDVTAINGGDQWTVGDFNGDGQDDVYFWWKTTGDNRLFLSNGGGTSTQIVNPIGAGAINGGDQWTVGDFNGDGRDDVYFWWKTTGDNRLFLSNGNGTFTQFTNPIAVQGINGGDQWTVGDFNGDGRTDAYFWWKATGDNRLFLSSGNGTFGAGLGPADAGEIRGSAQLTVGDLNGDGASDVITYLNGTVDHRNGNFELLLSDGVSKFSLEARHVNFDAGNWDLGDFNGDGKADLIRYINGAFDIYLTEGTGPVKRLTTGAALDNAPAWQPVLDGIGRDADHDGYSTTGGDCDDTDPDIHPGATEVCDGVDDDCDGQIDENLQQIFYRDSDGDGFGTTTITTQACAIPTGYVVNSSDCNDSNTAIKPNATESCNNVDDDCDGQVDEGFPVTTFYRDSDGDGFGNIAVTTQACSAPTGYVALPSSGPYAGRFDCDDTKSSLNPAHPALSVSDGCDGVDNDCDGLFDENAPQRYSCWGPNSWQCGYVSSLISFYRDADGDGYGAGTATLACKQPKGYAPKGDCNDSNAAINPKAAESCNGVDDNCNAQIDEQTNIALVYRDADGDGYGDPNVSLAGACSPQTGYVSRSGDCNDMTSAIKPGAPEVCGDGVDWNCDGKDPECPPSATLVGLEATQVVQDWKNSVKLISGKPTYVRAHIDFPAAYVQAHLQSPADAPLKVRGTLEGIRVRTDGSETPVGTIPSKDEELSCVKTAANAELCDVESRRGVYNGSLNFQVPSEWLAQGILKLKFSGQTIAGSFSQPLVCGEPAEEGGTGANCEVVVRVQAPTTLKVKFVKVTWSDSSRTYTPTEEDIKELHKRLQAIYPASVIDYTIGELGSKEEPILPTETVINPKCVEDGYSPLLCLVNEKLVLARTLDRLLNPDDYFRRYYGVLKGPDVGGLAVNSWVSSGTMPDSPVSFGSTRHAHEIAHSLGLLHAEFCGATGGEPFPFTTVINGETVATLGPMDAGRDALVFGLNTSASGTPLAIDPSRHFELMSYCGNTKPSGFENTFKWISTYNYKRLGDTIRFDALQIPAIQSAIIMAMGGSVNLADGAVTFAPFVNVESVVAPEMPPPGDYTLQLRDPNGNVLQEVPFQPDEMHADLPVGATPTGESTSGSFFITVPANEAIKQVVVLRQGNPVGARSSTPHAPQVTVLSPNGGEDLSGETATLQWTGSDADGDALSYIVQYSSDDGATWETLAVDRPETSVVVSVSALAGGSQGRIRVLASDGFNSTNDQSDGVFTVANKAPLVSLLSPADGRLFVTGEVVALRASVIDKEDGELSGDQVVWTSDLDGVLGTGTDFSAPQLSEGEHIVSVTATDSSGYSTAESIRIRVMSTTPAVLSDLSLSQTVNAEAILVGNDATFTVSVKNTGPDVATDVTFISSIEGNVASVTAAADQGTCQVTGSTVTCSLGNLADDATATVTVTATTTATGAIVYIATVSGTETDPALADNTDTKTITVLLDSDSDGTPDDADGCPADPAKTAPGSCGCGVADTDSDGDGAPDCTDACPSDAGKTGPGLCGCGVADTDADGDGALDCVDNCPTVANFDQSDNEGDGQGDACDTDLDGDGVANSEDNCPLVANASQMDLDGDGFGDICDEDVDNDGIGNVADNCIVRFNPDQIDFDGDRLGDACDGDVDADGVANGVDACPFTALQAIVDPASGCAITQLCPCNGSRGTTELWKNHGKYVSCVSKSAESFVGLGLMTPAQKDATVSAAAQSICGK; from the coding sequence ATGCTCACCAAGGACGAGCAAAGCCGGCAACAGTCGAGAAAAATTCGTACCCTCCTATTCGGTGGAGCCGAGACAGCTTCGCGTGCAAACGTAAAGACATTTCTGCTGAAAGCGCTCACGTGCTTGCTCTCTGGCTTCTGGCTGTTGGTAGCTCTTGCAACCCCGGCTAGTGACGCGAGCAGCTCTCCTAGCCTCAAGCCCTATGCGACTGCGGTGGATAGCGCGGGCAATCTCTTTATCTCAGATTATGCCACCCATCGGATTTATAAGCTGACGGCTAACGGCATCTTCATTCCTGTGGCTGGGACCGGCGTGGCTGGCTACAGCGGTGATGGAGGTGCGGCCACGAACGCCGCCCTGTATTATCCCGACGGGTCGGCGGTGGACAGCGGGGGTAATCTCTTCATCGCGGACGAGTACAATCACCGGATTCGCAAGGTGAGCAACGGCATCATCACCACGGTGGCTGGGACCGGTGCCGCTGGCTATAACGGCGATGGCGGTGCAGCTACCAGCGCCACATTGAACTATCCGAGTGGGGTGGCGGTCGATAGTGCGGGGAATCTCTTCATTGCGGATTCGCATAACCACCGGATTCGTAAGGTGGCGTCTAACGGTATCATCTCTACGGTCGCCGGGACCGGTGTTCTCGCTGGTGATGGTGATGGCGGTCCCGCTACCAGCGCCCGGCTGGCCTATCCCACCGGGGTGGTGATCGACAGCACAGGGAATCTTTTCATTGCGGATACCTATAACTACTGCATTCGCAAGGTAGCGCCCAATGGCATCATTTCCACGGTGGCTGGGACGATGCATACTGCTGGCTTTGGTGGTGATGGCGGCGTGGCGGCTAGCGCCCAATTAGATCATCCCTATGCGGTGGCGGTGGACAGTACGGGGAATCTCTTTATTGCGGATACGGACAATAACCGGGTTCGTAAAGTGGCCAACGGCATCATCACCACGGTGGCGGGGACTGGCGTCGCTGGTTTTAGCGGGGATGGCGGTGCGGCAACCAGTGCTGCGCTGGACTTTCCCACCGGGGTGACGGTGGATAGCGCGGGCAACCTCTTCATCGCGGACCACAACAACCATCGGATTCGTAAGGTGCTCTACGACATCATGACCACCGCTGTTGGACCCGAGAAAACGGTTGCCGCCAACGGAAGGATCGCCTTCGTCAGTAACCGAGACGGGAACGAAGAGATCTATACCATGAACTCCGACGGCACGGGGGTGGCGCGCTTGACCAACAACCCTGCCATCGATCGCGACCCTGTCTGGTCGCCCGATGGGACGCGCATCGCCTTTGCCAGCACTCGCGACGGCAGCGGCGATATCTACATCATGAATGCCGACGGCTCTAATATGAACCGTCTGACCACGGGCGGCAACAAAGGCAATCCTCCGACCTGGTCGCCCGATGGGAGTCGGCTCGCGTATGCGAGTACGCAGGATGGCAATTTCGAGATCTACGCCATCAATGCTAACGGCACGGGTGCGGTCCGGCTGACGAATCATCCGCAAAAAGACGACTTTCCGACCTGGTCGCCGGATGGAACGAGAATCGCATTTCACAGTACGCGAGACGGGAGCACGGCGGAAATTTATGTGATGAACGTGGATGGCACTGGGGTCACCCGGCTGACGTCCAATACGGCGGATGATGTGTTCCCCAAATGGTCGCCGGATGGGACCAGGATTGTCTATCGCAGCGAAACAGACGGGAATGCCGAAATTTATACCATGAACCCTGACGGTTCAGGAGGGAAGCGGCTGACCTTCCGCCCCTTTGGGTTTGATACCTACCCCGCATGGTCGCCGGATGGAAGGCAAATCACCTTCGTGAGCGATCAGGACGGGAACTCTGAAATTTACACCATGGACGCCGAAGGGGTGGGACGGTGGCGCGAGGCCGGGCATCAAGCAGTCGCCGCCGGCGATTGGAAGCTCGGCGACTTTAACGGCGATGGCCGCACGGATGTCTATTTCTGGGTGAATACCACGGGCGACAACCACCTATTTCTGAGCAATAACGATGGGACGTCCACGCAGATTGTCAACCCGATTGCCGTGCAAGGGATCAATGGCGGCGATCAGTGGACAGTGGGCGACTTCAACGGCGACGGCCGCACGGACGCTTATTTCTGGTGGAGAACCACGGGAGAAAATCGCTTGTTTTTGAGCAATGGGAACGGATCCTTCGGTTCTGGCTTGGGACCCATTGACGTGACCGCGATCAACGGGGGCGATCAGTGGACGGTGGGGGACTTCAACGGCGATGGGCAGGACGATGTGTACTTTTGGTGGAAAACCACGGGCGACAATCGCCTGTTTCTGAGCAATGGCGGTGGGACGTCCACGCAGATTGTCAACCCGATTGGCGCGGGGGCGATCAACGGCGGCGATCAATGGACCGTAGGGGACTTCAACGGCGACGGGCGGGACGATGTGTACTTTTGGTGGAAAACCACGGGCGACAATCGCCTGTTTCTGAGCAATGGCAATGGGACGTTCACGCAGTTCACCAACCCGATCGCTGTGCAAGGGATCAACGGGGGCGATCAGTGGACGGTGGGAGACTTCAACGGCGATGGTCGCACGGACGCCTACTTTTGGTGGAAGGCCACGGGCGACAACCGCCTGTTTTTGAGCAGTGGGAACGGGACCTTCGGCGCTGGTTTGGGACCTGCCGATGCGGGGGAGATTAGGGGAAGCGCTCAGTTGACGGTAGGGGATCTCAACGGCGACGGCGCTTCTGACGTTATCACGTATCTCAATGGCACCGTCGATCATCGTAATGGCAACTTTGAGTTGCTCCTGTCCGATGGCGTGTCGAAGTTCTCGCTGGAAGCGCGACATGTCAATTTCGACGCTGGCAACTGGGACCTGGGCGATTTCAATGGCGATGGTAAAGCCGATTTGATTCGCTACATCAATGGTGCTTTCGATATCTATCTCACCGAAGGAACCGGACCGGTGAAACGTCTGACCACCGGGGCGGCGCTCGATAACGCCCCTGCTTGGCAACCTGTGCTGGACGGTATCGGTCGAGATGCCGATCATGATGGATATTCCACGACTGGCGGCGACTGTGACGACACTGACCCCGATATTCACCCCGGTGCGACGGAAGTCTGCGATGGCGTGGATGACGATTGCGACGGCCAGATCGACGAAAACCTGCAACAAATCTTTTACCGAGACAGCGATGGGGATGGTTTCGGTACGACTACGATCACGACGCAGGCGTGTGCTATTCCCACCGGCTACGTGGTGAACAGCAGCGATTGCAACGATAGCAATACCGCCATCAAGCCGAACGCCACCGAGAGTTGCAACAACGTCGATGACGATTGTGACGGCCAGGTTGACGAGGGGTTCCCCGTGACAACCTTTTATCGAGACAGCGATGGCGACGGCTTCGGCAACATCGCGGTAACAACCCAAGCGTGCAGCGCACCGACCGGCTATGTCGCTCTTCCCTCAAGCGGACCTTACGCCGGCAGATTTGACTGCGACGACACCAAGAGTTCCCTCAATCCGGCGCATCCGGCTCTCTCTGTATCCGATGGCTGTGACGGAGTTGACAACGATTGCGATGGTCTTTTCGATGAAAATGCACCGCAGAGGTATTCTTGCTGGGGGCCGAACTCATGGCAATGTGGCTATGTGTCATCTTTGATCTCATTCTACCGAGACGCGGATGGCGATGGCTATGGCGCTGGGACAGCAACCTTGGCGTGTAAACAACCGAAGGGCTATGCCCCGAAAGGTGACTGCAACGATAGCAACGCCGCCATTAATCCCAAAGCCGCCGAAAGCTGCAACGGCGTGGACGATAACTGCAACGCGCAGATCGACGAGCAAACTAATATCGCTCTCGTGTATCGAGATGCGGATGGCGATGGCTATGGCGACCCCAATGTGTCTCTGGCTGGAGCATGCAGCCCCCAGACCGGGTACGTGAGCCGGAGCGGCGATTGTAACGATATGACCAGCGCGATAAAGCCAGGCGCTCCCGAGGTATGTGGCGACGGGGTCGATTGGAACTGCGACGGAAAGGACCCGGAGTGTCCACCGTCAGCGACCCTTGTCGGCCTGGAGGCGACGCAGGTCGTGCAGGACTGGAAAAACAGCGTCAAGCTCATTAGCGGCAAGCCGACCTACGTGCGGGCGCACATCGACTTCCCCGCCGCTTACGTTCAAGCGCACCTTCAATCCCCCGCCGATGCGCCTCTAAAAGTGCGAGGAACGTTGGAAGGAATTCGGGTCCGAACGGATGGGTCGGAGACCCCGGTGGGAACGATACCGTCCAAAGACGAAGAGTTAAGCTGCGTTAAAACGGCGGCCAATGCCGAACTGTGCGACGTAGAGAGCCGGCGAGGTGTCTACAATGGAAGTCTCAACTTTCAGGTGCCCTCGGAATGGCTTGCGCAAGGGATTCTCAAGCTCAAATTTAGTGGACAGACGATCGCAGGATCGTTCTCGCAGCCCCTTGTCTGTGGCGAACCAGCGGAAGAGGGAGGCACTGGGGCAAATTGTGAAGTCGTGGTGCGGGTGCAAGCACCGACGACATTGAAAGTAAAGTTTGTCAAAGTCACTTGGTCCGATTCCTCGCGGACGTATACGCCGACGGAGGAGGACATCAAAGAACTGCACAAGCGGCTGCAAGCCATTTATCCTGCGAGCGTGATCGATTACACGATCGGGGAACTTGGTAGCAAAGAGGAGCCTATTCTTCCTACTGAGACCGTGATCAATCCTAAATGCGTAGAGGACGGCTATTCCCCACTCCTCTGTTTGGTCAACGAGAAGCTGGTGCTCGCTCGAACGCTTGATCGCCTGTTAAATCCCGACGATTATTTCCGACGCTACTATGGGGTACTCAAAGGGCCGGACGTCGGCGGCCTAGCGGTGAACTCTTGGGTCTCTTCAGGGACGATGCCGGATTCACCCGTGAGTTTCGGCAGCACCCGTCACGCGCATGAGATTGCGCACAGTTTAGGGTTGCTCCATGCCGAGTTTTGCGGTGCCACGGGTGGAGAACCGTTCCCGTTTACGACCGTGATCAATGGAGAGACGGTCGCCACCTTAGGGCCTATGGATGCCGGGCGGGATGCGCTGGTCTTTGGGCTGAACACCTCTGCGAGTGGAACCCCTTTGGCGATTGATCCTTCTCGACACTTCGAACTGATGAGCTACTGCGGCAATACAAAGCCAAGCGGCTTTGAAAACACCTTCAAATGGATTTCTACGTACAATTATAAGCGGTTAGGGGACACGATTCGCTTCGATGCGCTCCAGATTCCAGCTATCCAGTCCGCCATCATTATGGCAATGGGCGGATCGGTGAATCTCGCCGATGGCGCTGTCACTTTTGCTCCATTCGTTAATGTCGAGAGTGTGGTCGCGCCAGAGATGCCCCCTCCTGGCGACTACACGCTCCAGCTCCGTGACCCGAATGGTAACGTGCTGCAGGAAGTTCCTTTCCAACCGGACGAAATGCATGCAGACCTGCCGGTCGGGGCAACTCCCACGGGTGAATCGACCAGTGGCTCGTTCTTTATTACCGTGCCGGCAAACGAGGCAATCAAGCAGGTAGTCGTGCTGCGGCAAGGGAACCCTGTCGGAGCCCGTTCCTCTACTCCTCATGCTCCGCAGGTAACCGTCTTGTCTCCTAACGGCGGCGAGGACCTCAGCGGCGAGACGGCGACGCTGCAATGGACGGGCAGCGACGCCGATGGGGATGCCCTCAGTTATATCGTCCAATACAGCTCCGATGACGGTGCCACGTGGGAGACCCTGGCGGTCGATCGCCCTGAAACGAGTGTTGTCGTGTCGGTTAGCGCGCTAGCGGGCGGCAGCCAAGGCCGCATCCGTGTGCTTGCCAGCGACGGTTTCAACTCGACCAACGATCAATCCGACGGCGTGTTTACCGTGGCGAATAAAGCGCCGTTGGTTTCTCTGCTCTCGCCTGCGGACGGTCGGCTCTTTGTCACTGGTGAAGTCGTTGCCCTACGAGCGTCCGTCATCGATAAAGAAGATGGCGAGCTGTCCGGAGACCAAGTGGTGTGGACGTCGGATCTTGACGGCGTCTTGGGTACGGGTACCGACTTCAGCGCGCCGCAGCTTTCCGAGGGCGAACATATCGTGAGCGTGACTGCGACGGACAGCAGTGGGTACTCAACTGCGGAGTCGATTCGCATCAGAGTGATGTCCACCACGCCGGCAGTGTTGAGCGATCTATCTCTCAGTCAAACCGTCAACGCGGAGGCGATCCTTGTCGGCAACGATGCGACCTTTACAGTCTCCGTGAAGAATACCGGACCGGATGTGGCGACTGACGTGACGTTCATCAGCTCTATCGAAGGCAATGTCGCGAGCGTGACGGCGGCTGCCGATCAAGGGACCTGTCAGGTGACTGGCTCCACGGTGACTTGTAGTCTGGGTAACCTGGCGGACGATGCGACAGCGACAGTAACAGTAACCGCCACGACAACCGCGACCGGTGCGATTGTTTACATCGCGACAGTCTCGGGTACGGAGACCGACCCCGCGCTGGCGGATAACACCGATACGAAAACCATTACTGTTCTGCTCGATAGTGACAGCGACGGGACGCCCGATGACGCGGACGGCTGCCCGGCTGACCCGGCGAAAACCGCGCCCGGCAGCTGCGGCTGCGGTGTGGCAGACACCGATAGCGATGGCGACGGTGCGCCGGACTGTACGGATGCGTGTCCGAGCGATGCTGGGAAGACCGGTCCTGGCCTCTGCGGCTGTGGCGTGGCGGACACTGACGCAGATGGCGATGGTGCGCTAGATTGCGTGGATAATTGTCCGACCGTAGCCAATTTCGACCAGAGCGATAACGAGGGCGACGGTCAGGGCGACGCCTGCGATACCGATTTAGACGGCGACGGCGTCGCCAATAGTGAGGACAACTGCCCGCTGGTGGCGAATGCCAGTCAGATGGATCTCGACGGCGATGGGTTCGGTGACATTTGTGACGAGGACGTCGATAACGATGGAATCGGAAACGTGGCGGACAATTGTATCGTGCGTTTCAACCCCGATCAAATCGATTTCGACGGCGACCGTCTAGGCGACGCTTGTGATGGAGATGTCGACGCGGACGGCGTGGCGAACGGCGTCGATGCTTGTCCGTTCACGGCACTCCAGGCGATTGTGGACCCGGCGAGCGGCTGTGCGATTACGCAGCTCTGCCCCTGCAACGGATCGCGCGGAACGACAGAGTTGTGGAAGAACCACGGGAAATACGTATCCTGCGTCAGCAAGAGTGCGGAGAGCTTCGTGGGCTTAGGCTTGATGACCCCGGCTCAGAAAGACGCTACGGTCTCCGCCGCAGCGCAGTCAATCTGCGGTAAATAA